One Triticum dicoccoides isolate Atlit2015 ecotype Zavitan chromosome 4B, WEW_v2.0, whole genome shotgun sequence genomic window carries:
- the LOC119292732 gene encoding zinc finger protein ZAT5-like, with amino-acid sequence MAHGKRSRQQAETTSVSLMDLDGGDMARILVIFSGHHNTHGHHGIAGPAPPERVFECKTCNRRFSSFQALGGHRASHKKPRLADGEPPKPKVHGCSICGLEFAVGQALGGHMRRHRAVAAAGAGVERGLSLDLDLGPRDHGKKKTTAVAAGLMIDLNMPALALEEEEPADRAKLGLAVEMQFPMVVDFRR; translated from the coding sequence ATGGCCCATGGGAAGAGGTCTAGGCAGCAAGCTGAAACAACCTCCGTGAGCCTGATGGACCTGGACGGCGGCGACATGGCGCGCATCCTCGTGATCTTCTCCGGCCACCACAACACCCACGGTCACCACGGCATTGCCGGGCCCGCGCCGCCGGAGAGGGTGTTCGAGTGCAAGACCTGCAACCGGCGGTTCTCGTCCTTCCAGGCGCTCGGCGGGCACCGGGCCAGCCACAAGAAGCCGCGACTGGCTGACGGCGAGCCGCCCAAGCCCAAGGTGCACGGCTGCTCCATCTGCGGGCTCGAGTTCGCCGTCGGCCAGGCGCTCGGTGGCCACATGCGCCGCCACCGCGCCGTCGCGGCCGCAGGGGCTGGCGTCGAGCGTGGCCTCAGCCTCGACCTCGACCTCGGTCCGAGAGACCAcggcaagaagaagacaacggCGGTGGCAGCCGGACTGATGATCGACCTGAACATGCCGGCTCTGGcactggaggaggaggagccggccgaTCGTGCCAAGCTGGGGCTCGCCGTGGAAATGCAGTTTCCCATGGTGGTTGACTTCCGACGTTGA